The following is a genomic window from Crossiella equi.
GTGCATCGGCGCCACCGGTTCCGGCAAGTCCGAGTTCCTGCGCACGCTGGTGCTCGGCCTGATGGCCACGCACTCCTCGGCCCAGCTGAACCTGATCCTCATCGACTTCAAGGGTGGTGCGACCTTCGCGGGTCTGGACGGCGCGGCGCACGTCGCGGCGGTCATCACCAACCTCGCGGACGACCTCACCATGGTCGACCGCATGCGCGACGCGATCGCCGGTGAGATGAACCGGCGGCAGGAGGCGCTCAAGAACGGCGGCAACTTCAAGAACGTCTGGGACTATGAGGCCGCGCGCGAGAAGGGCGCTGACCTCGACCCGCTGCCCGCGCTGTTCATCGTCATCGACGAGTTCTCCGAGCTGCTGTCCGCCAAGCCGGACTTCATCGACCTGTTCGTGGCCATCGGCCGACTGGGCCGGTCGCTGCAGATCCACCTGCTGCTCGCCTCGCAGCGCCTGGAGGAGGGCAAGCTCCGCGGCCTGGACACCCACCTGTCCTACCGCGTCGGCCTCAAGACCTTCTCCGCCTCCGAGTCCCGCGCGGTGCTCGGTGTGCCGGACGCCTACGAGCTGCCGTCCATCCCGGGCTCGGGCTACCTGAAGTACGGCGCCACCGAGCCGATGATCCGGTTCAAGGCCTGTTACGTCTCCGGCCCGTACCGCCCGCCGGGCATGCAGGCCGTGCAGACCTCCGCCCCGGTCGGCGGCGACCGCAGGCCGAAGCTGTTCGTCCCGGACTTCGTGGAGATCCCGAAGGAGCCGGTGCGGCCGGTCGAGGTGGAGAAGCCCAAGGAGAAGAAGCCGGACGCCCCGGTGGAGCCGTCCGAACTGGACATCGTGGTGCAGCGCACCATGAACCAGGGCCCGAAGCCGCACCAGGTCTGGCTGCCCCCGTTGCTGGAGCCGCCGACGCTGGACCAGCTGCTCCCGATGCTCACCCCGACCGACGACCGCGGCCTCACCTCGCCCGGCTTCTTCGGCAACGGGCGGCTCACCGTGCCGATCGGCGTGGTGGACAAGCCGTACGAGCAGCGGCGCGACCTGCTGTGGGCGGACCTGTCCGGCGGTGCCGGTCACATGGCCGTCGCGGGTGGCCCGCAGTCCGGCAAGTCGATGGTGCTGCGCACGCTGGTCATGTCGATGAGCCTCACGCACACCCCGCAGGAGGTGCAGTTCTACTGCCTCGACTTCGGCGGTGGCGGTATGGGCTCGCTGCAGGGCCTGCCGCACGTCGGTGGCGTGGCCGGTCGGCTGGACCCGGACAAGGTGCGCCGCACGATCGCCGAGGTCACCTCGCTGCTGTCCGAGCGCGAGCAGCGGTTCCGGGACCTGGGCATCGACTCGATGGTCGAGTTCCGCAACCGCAAGCGGCGCGGGGAGATCCCGGACGACCTGTACGGCGACGTCTTCCTGGTCATCGACGGCTGGCTGAACTTCAAGCAGGAGTTCGAGAACCTGGAGATGCAGATCGTCAGCATCGCCTCCCAGGGTCTGTCCTTCGGCGTGCACGTGGTCATCGGCGCCACCCGGTGGGCCGAGATCCGGCCCGCGCTCAAGGACCTGCTCGGCACCCGCTTCGAGCTGCGCCTCGGTGACCCGAGCGAGTCCGAAGTGGACCGCCGCGTCGCGGTGAACGTGCCGCAGAACCGGCCGGGCCGCGGTCTGTCCGCGGAGAAGCTGCACTTCCTGGTCGCGCTGCCCCGCGTGGACGCCATGCCCACCGCCGAGGACGTCGGCTCGGGCATCGCGGACGCGGTGCAGAAGGTCACCGCCTCCTGGCGCGGTCCGGTGGCCCCGCGCGTGCGCATGTTGCCCGACCTGCTCGCCTACGACGAGCTCCAGGTCAACACCGAGCTGCCCCGCCACCTGGTGCCCATCGGCATCAACGAGGACGAGCTGGCCACGATGTACCTGGACTTCGACGCGGAGCCGCACTTCATGGCCTTCGCCGAACGCGAGTCCGGCAAGACCTCGCTGCTGCGCACGATCACCAAGGGCATCATCGACCGGTACACGCCCAAGCAGGCGCGCATCATCATGGTCGACTACCGCCGCACCATGCTCGGCTTCGTGCCGGACGACATCCTGCTGGCCTACGCGGCCTCGTCGAACCAGCTCGGCGGCATGGTCAACGACATCAAGGCGTCGATGACCAAACGTCTGCCCGGTCCGGACGTCACGCAGGAGCAGCTGCGCAACCGGTCCTGGTGGACCGGGCCCGAGCTGTTCCTCATCGTCGACGACTACGACTTGGTGGCGCCGCAGGGCAACAACCCGCTGGCCCCGCTGTCGGAGTTCCTGCCGCAGGCCAAGGACGTCGGTCTGCACGTGATCCTGGCGCGCAACGCCGGTGGCGCGAGCCGGGCGATGTTCGACCCGATCATCGGCAAGATGCGCGAGCAGGCCAGCCCGGGCATCGTGATGAGCGGCAACCGGGACGAGGGCGCGCTGATCGGCACGGTCAAGCCGTCCCAGATGCCGCCCGGCCGGGGCACGCTGGTCAGCCGCAAGGCAGGTCAGTCCCTGGTCCAGGTGGCGTTCCTGGCAGGAGAGTGAGGGAGAGGGCTCGTTGAGCCTGCGCGTCGCGGTCGACTTCGGGACGTCCAGCACGTGTGTCGCGGTGTCCGTCGACGGACGGGAACCGCAGGTCGTGGTGGTCGACGGGGCCGACTCGGTCATGCCGTCCGCGGTGTACGCCGCCGCGGACGGCACGCTCTTCGTCGGCCACGAGGCCGAACGGCAGGCCGCTGTCGACCCGTCGCGCTACGAGCCCAACCCGAAGCGCCGCATCGACGAGGGTGAGCTGCTGCTGGGCACCGCGGTGCTCCCGGTGCTCGACGTCGTGCGCGCGGTGCTGTCCCGAGCGGTCGCCGAGGCCCGCCGACTGGCCGGTGGCGCCCCGGTGGACCTGCTCGTGCTGACCCACCCGGCGGACTGGGGCGCCATCCGCACCCGGGTGCTGCGCCAGGCGGGCAACCGGCTGGCCAACGAGCTGGTGCTGGTGCCCGAGCCGGTCGCGGCCGCGGTGTTCCACTCGGCCGGGCACGTGCTCGCCGACGGCGCCGCGCTGGCCGTGCTGGACCTGGGCGGCGGCACCGTGGACGCGAGCGTGGTGCGCCGCACCGGCGAGACCTTCCAGGTGCTGGCCACCCGGGGCGATCCCGGGTTCGGTGGCGCGGACATCGACCAGCTGCTGCTGGAGCACGTCGGCACGCTGGTGTCCACGGTGGACGCGCCCGCGTGGCGCGCGCTGGTCGAGGGGCGCGAGCTGGCCGACCGGCGTCGGCGGCGGGTGCTGCGCCAGGACGTGCGCGGGGCCAAGGAGACGCTGTCCCGGCACGCCTACACCGATGTGCCGCTGCCCCCGCCGTTCCCGGACGCGCACGTCACGCGGGCCGACCTGGAGCGGCTGGTGCAGGCCCCGCTGGCGCGGGCGGCCGAGCTGGTGCGCACCACGGTGCTCAACGCGGGCCTGACCGCGGGCGAGCTGGCCGCGGTGTTCCTGGTCGGCGGCTCCAGCCGGATCCCGCTGGTCGCGCGCCTGGTGCACGAGGCCACAGGAATAGTCCCCACGACGTTGGACCAGCCGGAGACCGTGGTGGCCCGGGGCGCGCTGCGCGCCGTGGCGGTGGACCCGCACCGCACGGCCAAGCTGCCCCCGGCCCCGCGGAGGTCGCAGCCGTACTACCCGCCGCGCCCGCAGCCGGTGCGGCCGCTGGGCCCGCCGCCGATGGCACCCCCGGCCCCGCGTCCGCGCGCGTCGAAGGTGCCGTGGCTGGTGGGCGGTGCCCTGGTGGTGCTGGTGGGCGCGGCGGCACTGGTGGTATCCCTGCTCCCAGGCCCGACGCCGACCCCTGGCCCGACCACCACGGCCCAGACCGGCGGTCAGCAGATCGCGCAGTACAGCTACCGCTTCACGCTGCCCGACGGCTGGACCCAGGCGGGCAGCGACGGCCCGTCCCGCAAGGTCCAGCTCCGCCCGGACGGCGACCCCGGCGGCCAGGCCGTGATCGCGGTCGAGGAGCGGGTACTGGCCTACAACAGCACCACCGACCGTGACCGCGCCCTGCGCGAGCTCCGATCGGAGTACGAGAAGTCCGCGGCTCAGGGTTACTCCGGGTTGAACGAGCGTCACCAGTTCGCGGGAAAGGACGTCGTCTACTACCGGCGCACCCTGGGTGATGCCACAGTGGACTACTACGTGGTGTTCCAGGGGAACGCGCAGGTCACGGTGGGTTGCCAGGCTGGCGCCACCGGCCAGGACCGCGTCCAGGCGGCCTGCACGCGGGTGGTCGGCACGCTGGCCGTCCAGAGCTGATCGAAGGGCACGAACATGGGGGACGACTTACCGGTGCACGACGTCATCGCACGTTTCAAGGCGGAGATCCACGCGGCGGTCGACTACGGCAGCCGGGCGGCGGCCGAGGCCCGCGAGCACAGCGACGCCTTCCGCACCCAGACCCGGGAACTGGCCGACCAGGTCCGCGACCGCAAGCTGACCCCCACCCGCGAGGAGCTGACCTCCCCGCTGGCCCGCACCGAGGCCACCGACTTCCGCACGGCCCAACGCCTCCCGGTCGACGACCTTCCCGAAGGCGAACAATTGCTGGCCCCACCCCCGCCGGAGTCCCCCGATCGGGGCGAGCAAAAGCAAACAAAGGCCCCGGGTGGCTGGCCATCCCGAATGCAAAACCGCCGCCACACCGGCGATGACGAGGACTTTTCCCAGGAGCAAATCCTCTACTGACCCCCGGTTCCCGGCTGCGGCGTTTACTGTCGCAACGGCTTCCGGAAACCTGACAACGCGGTGGAACCGACCATGGCAGTGTCAGCGTCACAACGATGTCCGACAAGAACGACCCAACTTCAGGGGGTTGCACCCAATGGCAAGTGGATACGGTCTCGACGCCGAGGGCATGGCCAAGGCTGCTAACGACGTCGACAAGGTGAACCAGGAGATCACGACCGAGCTGCGCCAGCTGCAGAGCCAGCTCGAGCCGCTGCAGGGCATCTGGAAGGGTGCCGCATCTCAGGCGTTCGGCAAGCTCATGGAGCAGTGGAACACCGAGACCACGAAGATGAACACGGCGCTGGGCGGCATCGCCAGCACCCTGAAGGAGCAGTCGGGCGGCTACGTCCTCCAGGAGGAAGAGGCCTCGTCCAGCATTTCCTCCATCGCCGCCGGTCTCGACTTCTGACGCTTTCTTCGAGCGTCCTCCAAATCTCCTGAACTATCTCAATTCTTGCCAAGAGGGGTTTGAACGTGGAAATCAACGTTGACTTCGGACAGCTCGCCGAGGGCCAGTCCTCCTGCCAGCGGGTCGCCACCAACATGCAGACCAAGTTCGACGACCTGAAGCAGAACCTGCAGCCGCTGATCACGACCTGGACCGGTTCCGCAGCTGAGGCCTACCAGCAGCACCAGACCGCGTGGGACCAGTCCTTCGAGAAGCTGCGCGAGATCCTGAGCAAGACCGCCATCGCGCTGGGCACCGCCAAGGACGCCTACCAGCAGAACGAGTCCAAGGGCGCTGGCTCCTGGGGCTGATCGGCACCACGACTTCCGGCCCCGGAGCGCACCGCGCTCCGGGGCCAAGTCATGTCCGAGGTCCGGACAGTTCGTTGAGCGAGTTCCGGACGGCCGCTGCTTCCGGGACCCCCATTTCCGTGAAAAGGGCCAAAGCGGACTGTCACCTGTCCCGTGCCGCCGAGGCGCGTCCGCAGGCAATCTCAAGGTCTCCCAACAGCCATTCGGCATTGGCGTGGCCGGGACGGTGGCCGGAGCGCTCATACGCCGCCATCGCAAGCACAGCCTCCCGCCCGCATCCGGCGAGGTCTCCGACGACCAGCAAGATTCGGCCGAGGACGAGCCTCGCCCGCGCGGCGTGACTGTGCAGTCCGTGCTTCTCGGCCAACGCGAGGCTTTGCCTGCCAAGGCGCAGTGCCAGCTCGTCGTTCCCCAGCGTGTGGTGGACCGAAGCCAGCCCGTGCAGCGCTTGGCATTCGACGTCCGGCGCGCTGACCCTGCGAGTGATCGCCAGGCCCTGTTCGTACTGTGCGAGCGCCTGGTCGAGCTCACCGAGGAGCTCGAACGACTCGCCCCGGGCGTGGTGCGCCTGCGCTTCCAGCCTGGGCACGCTCTTGTCCATGCTGATCTCGGTGGCCAGCAAGGCGTACTCTTGGGCACGCTCCGGCTCACCGAGGCGGTTGTACAAGACAGCAAGGCCCTCCAGCGCTGCGGCCTCGGCTTCGGTATCCGGCCCTGAGCGCAGCATCACCAGCGCTCGCTCGAAGTTCGCCAGCGCAGTCGGGTAGTCGCCGATGTCCCGGCTGATCACCGCCAGGTTCAGAACGGTCGGCAGCCGGAACTCGAAGTACTCCTCGCCGCCCACGGTCAGCGCTTCTTGGCAAGAATTGATCGCTCCGGCCGGATCGCCACGCAGCCAATGAACGGCGGAGAGGTTGAGCAGCGACATCATCTCGATGTGGCCGTTCGACTCCTCCCTGGCCAGTGCCAGCGCGCGTTCGCCGTGCTGTCGAGCCTCTTCGAGCTTCCCGAGGCGCAGGCAGGCAGCGGTGAGGGAGGAGGTGGCGTGGCTCTCCACCGCGCGCAGACCGAGCGTCGCGGCGAGGAACTTGGCCTGCCGGAACCGCGTGACGGCCTTCCGGAAGTCAGCGCTCTGGTAGGCGCACGCCCCCAGCACCATGTGCATCGTGCTGACCGCGATGTGGTCCTGGTGCTCACGTGCCCACACCAGTGCCGCCTCGGCCAGACCGAGGACGTCAGACAGGTACCTGTTGGCGTCGAGGTACCGCCGTACCGCCTCGACCAACCGCCAGGCCAAGTCCCCGTTCGTGGAAGTTGTGGCCACGCGGGCGGCCGCGACGACGTTCACCCATTCCTCGTCGAGCCATGCCAGAGCGGAGGCCTTGTCCGCGAACCGAGGCACGAGTTCGTCCATTGTGGATCGTTCTGGAGTGGTCGTGAGGCTCCGCAGATTCGCCTTGGCCGCTGCGGCGTCGGTGGCGCCGAGATAGAAGTGGAGCAGTCTGCGCTGGGCCGTGGGCTCCTCACCGCCGAGCCGTTCCCTGCCGTAGAGCGAGACCAGGTCGTGCATGGACATCCGGCCGGAACCGTTGTCCTGCACGAGGCCCGCCGCTCGCAGCACGAACAGGGACTTCGCTGCCTGCTCCGGACTGGTGCCGAGCAGTGCGTCGGCGGCATCGGCGGTGAAGGTCGGGCCGGGGACGAGTCCGAGCAGTCCGAACAGCTGGCTGGCCTCCTCGTCGAGGCTCGCGTAGGAGAGGTCGAATGCCGCGCGGACGGCGGTCTGCTCGTCCCCGATCACGGATAGGGAGGCCAACCGGTTCTCCGCGCGCAGGATCCGCACGTGCGCGGGGATGTCCGGGGCGCCTCCGATCGCGAGGTTGGCGGAGGCGATGCGGAGGGCCAAGGGCAGGTGCGCGCACAGCGCCGCCATCTCCGCCGCGGCCCCCGGCGCCTCGTCCACCGCCGCGTCGCCCAGCATCGTGCGGAGCAGGGACTGGGAGTCCGCGGGCGGCAGGACCTCGACCGCGAACCCGGTGACCCCGGGGATGCCGCGGAACTCCGAGCGGCTGGTGACGAGTGTGGACACCGAGGTGTTCTCGGGCATCAGCGGACGGATCTGCTCGGGATCTCTCGCGTTGTCCAGCACCAAGAGGACCCGGCGGTCGCGCAGCACCTCCCGGAAGAGCGCGCTGAGCTCGGCGAGCTCGGTTGGGATGCCCTCAGCCGGTACCCCGAGCGCCCGGAGCAGGCGGGGGAGCACCTGAGTGGCGTTGGCTGGGGGACTCGCGGAGAAGCCTCGCAGGTCCACGTAGAGCTGGCCATCCGGGAAGTGCGTGCGGACGTGGTGGCCGACACGGATGGCCAATGCCGTCTTGCCCACCCCGGGTGGACCGGACAGCGCGGTGGTGCCCGGTAGCCGGACGGCTGCCGACAGGTCGTGGACCAGAGCGGCCCGGCCGACGAAGTCCACGATGTCCAGCGGCAGCTGGGAGGGGATGACGGAAGGGGGAGGGGCCGAGCGGGCTGGTGCCCGGGGCAGGTCGATGTCGCCAACCAGGATCCGCT
Proteins encoded in this region:
- the eccCa gene encoding type VII secretion protein EccCa, which codes for MSTLQFKRSPRLSPPRPPGGEVHLEPPPEVPRVIPGNIFMKVLPFVMIVASVGMMAFMFTTGGRNPQSLLFGGMFLISTIGMMAGGGMGGGGKGQKKAEMNEDRKDYLRYLGQMRQRAREAIAEQRAEREWVHPDPRMLWSLTAKKSRRMWERRANDPDFVHVRICVGTQRLATRLVPPQTGPVDELEPISTLALRRFVRAHSLVPDLPISITMRGFAAISLEGDKELTRPLARAMLAQLATFHTPEDLLIAVVTAGKTKAEWEWAKWLPHVQHPKLVDGIGQLRMMSGSLMQVEAWLDQLEQPLRDRRGFSRNAPPNADEPHVVIIIDDGDVTREENVFIQEGLTGVTLIDLSQSLDKLPARRGLRLVVEPTRLGARSANGVEWFGRPDGLSIPEAEALARRLSPYRTATGGGESNEDEPLLSSNVGLFELLGLRDPMTFDIAQAWRPKPISDRFKVPFGVGEFGQPVELDIKEAAVGGMGPHGLCIGATGSGKSEFLRTLVLGLMATHSSAQLNLILIDFKGGATFAGLDGAAHVAAVITNLADDLTMVDRMRDAIAGEMNRRQEALKNGGNFKNVWDYEAAREKGADLDPLPALFIVIDEFSELLSAKPDFIDLFVAIGRLGRSLQIHLLLASQRLEEGKLRGLDTHLSYRVGLKTFSASESRAVLGVPDAYELPSIPGSGYLKYGATEPMIRFKACYVSGPYRPPGMQAVQTSAPVGGDRRPKLFVPDFVEIPKEPVRPVEVEKPKEKKPDAPVEPSELDIVVQRTMNQGPKPHQVWLPPLLEPPTLDQLLPMLTPTDDRGLTSPGFFGNGRLTVPIGVVDKPYEQRRDLLWADLSGGAGHMAVAGGPQSGKSMVLRTLVMSMSLTHTPQEVQFYCLDFGGGGMGSLQGLPHVGGVAGRLDPDKVRRTIAEVTSLLSEREQRFRDLGIDSMVEFRNRKRRGEIPDDLYGDVFLVIDGWLNFKQEFENLEMQIVSIASQGLSFGVHVVIGATRWAEIRPALKDLLGTRFELRLGDPSESEVDRRVAVNVPQNRPGRGLSAEKLHFLVALPRVDAMPTAEDVGSGIADAVQKVTASWRGPVAPRVRMLPDLLAYDELQVNTELPRHLVPIGINEDELATMYLDFDAEPHFMAFAERESGKTSLLRTITKGIIDRYTPKQARIIMVDYRRTMLGFVPDDILLAYAASSNQLGGMVNDIKASMTKRLPGPDVTQEQLRNRSWWTGPELFLIVDDYDLVAPQGNNPLAPLSEFLPQAKDVGLHVILARNAGGASRAMFDPIIGKMREQASPGIVMSGNRDEGALIGTVKPSQMPPGRGTLVSRKAGQSLVQVAFLAGE
- a CDS encoding type VII secretion-associated protein — protein: MSLRVAVDFGTSSTCVAVSVDGREPQVVVVDGADSVMPSAVYAAADGTLFVGHEAERQAAVDPSRYEPNPKRRIDEGELLLGTAVLPVLDVVRAVLSRAVAEARRLAGGAPVDLLVLTHPADWGAIRTRVLRQAGNRLANELVLVPEPVAAAVFHSAGHVLADGAALAVLDLGGGTVDASVVRRTGETFQVLATRGDPGFGGADIDQLLLEHVGTLVSTVDAPAWRALVEGRELADRRRRRVLRQDVRGAKETLSRHAYTDVPLPPPFPDAHVTRADLERLVQAPLARAAELVRTTVLNAGLTAGELAAVFLVGGSSRIPLVARLVHEATGIVPTTLDQPETVVARGALRAVAVDPHRTAKLPPAPRRSQPYYPPRPQPVRPLGPPPMAPPAPRPRASKVPWLVGGALVVLVGAAALVVSLLPGPTPTPGPTTTAQTGGQQIAQYSYRFTLPDGWTQAGSDGPSRKVQLRPDGDPGGQAVIAVEERVLAYNSTTDRDRALRELRSEYEKSAAQGYSGLNERHQFAGKDVVYYRRTLGDATVDYYVVFQGNAQVTVGCQAGATGQDRVQAACTRVVGTLAVQS
- a CDS encoding WXG100 family type VII secretion target translates to MASGYGLDAEGMAKAANDVDKVNQEITTELRQLQSQLEPLQGIWKGAASQAFGKLMEQWNTETTKMNTALGGIASTLKEQSGGYVLQEEEASSSISSIAAGLDF
- a CDS encoding WXG100 family type VII secretion target; this translates as MEINVDFGQLAEGQSSCQRVATNMQTKFDDLKQNLQPLITTWTGSAAEAYQQHQTAWDQSFEKLREILSKTAIALGTAKDAYQQNESKGAGSWG
- a CDS encoding AfsR/SARP family transcriptional regulator, yielding MLLMEVDFGLLGPLRTPSGPLTAAKHRILLASLLLRPGEPVTVEELAANLWDGDAPPEPKAAIQTYVRRLRQAVGASVVRTAGRGYLADVPPESVDVFRFRDLVAHAGSAESEVPKARLLRQALALWRGPALSDVPSRTLRETAGVALDNERQQTLEARFAAELTLDRAGDLVAELRVLTAEQPLNETFWAQLMLALVRGDRQAEALQVFREASGALAELLGTRPGQALCDLHQRILVGDIDLPRAPARSAPPPSVIPSQLPLDIVDFVGRAALVHDLSAAVRLPGTTALSGPPGVGKTALAIRVGHHVRTHFPDGQLYVDLRGFSASPPANATQVLPRLLRALGVPAEGIPTELAELSALFREVLRDRRVLLVLDNARDPEQIRPLMPENTSVSTLVTSRSEFRGIPGVTGFAVEVLPPADSQSLLRTMLGDAAVDEAPGAAAEMAALCAHLPLALRIASANLAIGGAPDIPAHVRILRAENRLASLSVIGDEQTAVRAAFDLSYASLDEEASQLFGLLGLVPGPTFTADAADALLGTSPEQAAKSLFVLRAAGLVQDNGSGRMSMHDLVSLYGRERLGGEEPTAQRRLLHFYLGATDAAAAKANLRSLTTTPERSTMDELVPRFADKASALAWLDEEWVNVVAAARVATTSTNGDLAWRLVEAVRRYLDANRYLSDVLGLAEAALVWAREHQDHIAVSTMHMVLGACAYQSADFRKAVTRFRQAKFLAATLGLRAVESHATSSLTAACLRLGKLEEARQHGERALALAREESNGHIEMMSLLNLSAVHWLRGDPAGAINSCQEALTVGGEEYFEFRLPTVLNLAVISRDIGDYPTALANFERALVMLRSGPDTEAEAAALEGLAVLYNRLGEPERAQEYALLATEISMDKSVPRLEAQAHHARGESFELLGELDQALAQYEQGLAITRRVSAPDVECQALHGLASVHHTLGNDELALRLGRQSLALAEKHGLHSHAARARLVLGRILLVVGDLAGCGREAVLAMAAYERSGHRPGHANAEWLLGDLEIACGRASAARDR